The Gemmatimonadota bacterium genome has a segment encoding these proteins:
- a CDS encoding translation initiation factor IF-3, whose amino-acid sequence MRVNRQIRISPVRVVTGEGEQLGVLPIEEALAAAAERGLDLVEVAPMARPPVVKIMDYGKFKFEEAKAARAAKKKQHVIHLKEVKYRPGIDDHDFDFKTRHAREFLGEGNKVKVTMMFRGRQIAHTELGKAVLDRVAAALVDIGKVEQEAKLDGRNMIMVLAPK is encoded by the coding sequence GTGCGGGTCAACCGGCAAATTCGGATTTCGCCGGTGCGGGTGGTGACGGGTGAGGGCGAACAGCTCGGAGTGCTGCCGATCGAGGAAGCGCTCGCGGCCGCCGCAGAGCGGGGCCTCGACCTGGTCGAGGTTGCCCCGATGGCTCGCCCCCCCGTCGTCAAGATCATGGACTACGGCAAGTTCAAGTTTGAAGAGGCCAAGGCGGCGCGTGCAGCCAAGAAGAAGCAGCACGTGATCCACCTGAAGGAAGTGAAGTACCGGCCGGGCATTGACGACCACGATTTCGATTTCAAGACCCGGCACGCCCGCGAGTTCCTCGGCGAGGGCAACAAGGTCAAGGTCACCATGATGTTCCGTGGGCGGCAGATCGCCCACACCGAGCTCGGCAAGGCGGTCCTCGACCGCGTCGCCGCCGCCCTGGTCGACATCGGCAAGGTTGAGCAGGAAGCGAAGCTCGACGGCCGCAACATGATCATGGTCCTCGCGCCGAAGTAA
- a CDS encoding MBL fold metallo-hydrolase — MSRVTTMQVGKLRVHALEAGIQHLDGGAMFGVVPKPLWEKRIAPDGRNRIRLAMRTLLIEHDDGLVLVDSGLGNKETQKFLDIYGIENAGADGRTALEDAIAELGHKPEDVKVVVSTHLHFDHAGGNTFIAPDDAERRVQPTFPNARYVAHRREYAYAAHANERTTASYFPHNYAPLIESGQMQMIDGPAGTIVPGVRVMVTPGHTPWHMAVLLESAGEGLLFPADTVPTAHHLPLPWIMGYDVEPLRTLESKRALYYRGMAEGWRVIFEHDADTVGGRMVSGEKGTELAERMGAPAVRGEG; from the coding sequence GTGAGCCGCGTCACCACCATGCAAGTCGGCAAGCTCCGGGTGCACGCGCTCGAGGCCGGCATTCAGCATCTCGATGGCGGCGCGATGTTCGGCGTGGTGCCGAAGCCGCTCTGGGAGAAGCGCATCGCGCCCGATGGCCGCAACCGGATTCGCCTGGCGATGCGCACGCTGCTGATCGAGCACGACGACGGCCTCGTCCTGGTCGACAGCGGGCTCGGCAACAAGGAGACGCAGAAGTTCCTCGACATCTACGGCATCGAGAACGCGGGGGCCGACGGTCGTACCGCGCTCGAGGATGCGATCGCGGAACTTGGGCACAAGCCGGAGGACGTGAAGGTCGTCGTCTCGACGCACCTGCACTTCGACCATGCCGGCGGCAACACCTTCATCGCGCCGGATGACGCCGAGCGGCGGGTGCAGCCGACCTTCCCGAACGCGCGCTATGTGGCGCATCGGCGCGAGTACGCCTATGCCGCGCACGCCAACGAGCGGACCACGGCGAGCTACTTCCCGCACAACTATGCGCCGCTGATCGAGTCGGGGCAGATGCAGATGATCGACGGCCCCGCGGGCACGATCGTCCCGGGCGTGCGGGTGATGGTCACCCCTGGGCACACCCCGTGGCACATGGCGGTGCTGCTCGAGAGTGCGGGGGAGGGGCTCCTCTTTCCGGCCGACACGGTGCCGACGGCGCACCACCTGCCGCTGCCGTGGATCATGGGGTACGACGTCGAGCCGCTCCGGACCCTCGAGAGCAAGCGGGCGCTCTACTATCGGGGCATGGCCGAGGGGTGGCGGGTGATCTTCGAGCACGACGCCGACACGGTGGGTGGGCGGATGGTGTCGGGCGAGAAGGGGACGGAGCTGGCGGAGCGGATGGGGGCGCCGGCGGTGAGGGGTGAGGGGTGA
- the rpmI gene encoding 50S ribosomal protein L35 translates to MPKQKTKRAAMKRFTITGTGKIKRSRANKRHILTKKTQKRKNQLGKAALVSSADYPRTIKLLQA, encoded by the coding sequence ATGCCGAAGCAGAAGACCAAGCGCGCCGCGATGAAGCGCTTCACGATCACGGGCACGGGGAAGATCAAGCGCTCCCGCGCCAACAAGCGCCACATCCTGACCAAGAAGACCCAGAAGCGGAAGAACCAGCTCGGCAAGGCGGCGCTGGTGTCCTCGGCGGACTACCCGCGCACCATCAAGCTGCTTCAGGCCTGA
- a CDS encoding redox-sensing transcriptional repressor Rex, with protein sequence MLQRKIADSTVRRLAIYLRFLEEFAEQGADTLSSEALAHRAGTTSAQVRKDLSFFGSFGKRGLGYDVQALAGELREILGLTRRYRVMMIGAGRLASALVQYSGFGARGFDIVAVLEKDPAKIGQTWGDIPVQDVAHLEQVVREQQVDLAVLVTPADPAQGLVDRLVAAGVTAILNFAPVQLHVPEGVEVKNVNLAVELETLSYAIAHRAVDARRA encoded by the coding sequence ATGCTTCAGCGCAAGATCGCCGACTCCACCGTTCGCCGCCTCGCGATCTACCTGCGCTTCCTCGAGGAGTTCGCGGAACAGGGCGCGGACACCCTCTCCTCCGAGGCCCTGGCGCACCGCGCCGGCACCACCTCCGCACAAGTTCGCAAGGATCTCTCGTTTTTCGGTTCCTTCGGGAAGCGGGGCTTGGGCTATGATGTTCAGGCGCTCGCCGGCGAACTCCGCGAGATCCTCGGCCTCACCCGCCGCTACCGCGTCATGATGATCGGGGCCGGTCGGCTCGCCAGCGCGCTGGTCCAGTACTCCGGCTTCGGGGCCCGCGGCTTCGACATCGTCGCCGTCCTGGAGAAGGACCCTGCCAAGATCGGGCAGACATGGGGTGATATTCCGGTGCAGGACGTGGCCCACCTCGAACAGGTGGTCCGTGAGCAGCAGGTCGACCTCGCCGTCCTCGTCACCCCAGCCGACCCGGCGCAGGGATTGGTCGATCGGCTGGTTGCTGCCGGTGTGACGGCGATCCTGAACTTTGCCCCGGTGCAATTGCATGTCCCCGAAGGAGTCGAAGTGAAGAACGTGAACCTCGCCGTCGAACTCGAGACGCTCTCTTACGCCATCGCGCATCGCGCGGTGGATGCGCGGCGCGCGTGA